A genome region from Glycine max cultivar Williams 82 chromosome 5, Glycine_max_v4.0, whole genome shotgun sequence includes the following:
- the LOC100787235 gene encoding bidirectional sugar transporter N3 isoform X2, with product MAHANPMIFVVGILGIYTRKLNHIIFFTPVPTFYRVCKKKTTEGFQSLPYVAALFTSMLWIFYAYIKTGEILLITINAFGCFIETVYLVIYIIYCPKKARFFTFKMIFLFNVGVIFLVVLLTHVLAKERTARIELLGWICVVLSTSVFAAPLSIIKVVIRTKSVEFMPITLSLLLTVSATMWMAYGILLRDIYVTLPNFVGITFGTIQIVLYLIYRKSKPVKDQKLPEHKNHVVNDENASTAVSGENQGPNTTGFVDIEIGEKKQVQEQAEKKQDQQFVNARDQTEHNKTRES from the exons ATGGCTCACGCCAATCCTATGATTTTTGTTGTTGGAATTCTAGGTATCTACACAAGAAAGCTAAATCACATTATCTTCTTTA caCCAGT ACCAACATTTTATCGAGTTTGTAAGAAGAAAACCACGGAAGGTTTCCAATCACTTCCTTACGTGGCTGCACTCTTCACTTCAATGCTTTGGATTTTTTATGCGTACATAAAGACGGGCGAAATACTTCTTATCACCATTAACGCATTCGGTTGTTTCATAGAGACAGTTTACCTTGTCATTTATATCATTTATTGCCCCAAGAAAGCTAGG TTCTTTACCTTCAAGATGATTTTCTTGTTCAACGTTGGGGTGATTTTCTTGGTGGTTCTTCTTACCCACGTTCTAGCAAAAGAACGAACAGCCCGTATCGAGCTTCTTGGATGGATTTGTGTTGTCCTTTCGACCAGTGTGTTTGCAGCACCTTTAAGCATTATC AAAGTGGTTATTCGTACCAAAAGTGTAGAGTTCATGCCTATTACTCTGTCACTCCTCCTCACAGTAAGTGCAACGATGTGGATGGCATACGGTATTCTCCTCAGGGACATCTATGTTACA CTTCCGAACTTTGTGGGTATCACATTTGGAACGATTCAGATAGTGCTCTACTTAATATATAGAAAGAGCAAGCCCGTTAAGGATCAAAAGCTGCCAGAACACAAAAACCATGTTGTTAACGATGAAAACGCCAGCACAGCTGTGAGTGGTGAGAATCAGGGACCAAACACTACTGGATTCGTTGATATTGAGATTGGAGAGAAGAAGCAAGTTCAGGAACAAGCAGAGAAAAAACAGGACCAGCAGTTTGTTAATGCTCGTGACCAAACAGAACACAACAAAACAAGGGAAAGTTGA
- the LOC100787235 gene encoding bidirectional sugar transporter SWEET14 isoform X1, whose translation MLWIFYAYIKTGEILLITINAFGCFIETVYLVIYIIYCPKKARFFTFKMIFLFNVGVIFLVVLLTHVLAKERTARIELLGWICVVLSTSVFAAPLSIIKVVIRTKSVEFMPITLSLLLTVSATMWMAYGILLRDIYVTLPNFVGITFGTIQIVLYLIYRKSKPVKDQKLPEHKNHVVNDENASTAVSGENQGPNTTGFVDIEIGEKKQVQEQAEKKQDQQFVNARDQTEHNKTRES comes from the exons ATGCTTTGGATTTTTTATGCGTACATAAAGACGGGCGAAATACTTCTTATCACCATTAACGCATTCGGTTGTTTCATAGAGACAGTTTACCTTGTCATTTATATCATTTATTGCCCCAAGAAAGCTAGG TTCTTTACCTTCAAGATGATTTTCTTGTTCAACGTTGGGGTGATTTTCTTGGTGGTTCTTCTTACCCACGTTCTAGCAAAAGAACGAACAGCCCGTATCGAGCTTCTTGGATGGATTTGTGTTGTCCTTTCGACCAGTGTGTTTGCAGCACCTTTAAGCATTATC AAAGTGGTTATTCGTACCAAAAGTGTAGAGTTCATGCCTATTACTCTGTCACTCCTCCTCACAGTAAGTGCAACGATGTGGATGGCATACGGTATTCTCCTCAGGGACATCTATGTTACA CTTCCGAACTTTGTGGGTATCACATTTGGAACGATTCAGATAGTGCTCTACTTAATATATAGAAAGAGCAAGCCCGTTAAGGATCAAAAGCTGCCAGAACACAAAAACCATGTTGTTAACGATGAAAACGCCAGCACAGCTGTGAGTGGTGAGAATCAGGGACCAAACACTACTGGATTCGTTGATATTGAGATTGGAGAGAAGAAGCAAGTTCAGGAACAAGCAGAGAAAAAACAGGACCAGCAGTTTGTTAATGCTCGTGACCAAACAGAACACAACAAAACAAGGGAAAGTTGA
- the SWEET11 gene encoding sugar efflux transporter SWEET11: MTMHRESWAFVFGVMGNIISFGVFLAPLPTFYQIYKKKSTEGFQSLPYVVALFSAMLWIYYAFVKREAALLLITINTFGIVVESIYLAIFLLYAPRKPRLTTIKLLLLLNVFGFGAMLLSTLYLSKGAKRLAIIGWICLVFNISVFAAPLFIIRRVIKTRSVEYMPFTLSMFLTINAVMWFFYGLLLRDYYVALPNTLGFVFGIIQMGMYLMYRNATPVALEEPVKAQELNGHIIDVGKMGTMEPNHAATAGAVGKV; the protein is encoded by the exons ATGACCATGCATCGCGAGTCTTGGGCTTTTGTCTTCGGCGTTATGG gCAACATCATCTCCTTTGGAGTGTTCCTTGCTCCATT GCCAACCTTTTACCAAATCTACAAGAAGAAATCCACTGAAGGGTTCCAGTCACTTCCTTATGTTGTTGCACTGTTCAGTGCAATGCTTTGGATTTACTATGCTTTCGTCAAAAGGGAAGCTGCCCTCCTTCTCATTACCATTAACACATTTGGAATTGTTGTGGAGTCAATTTACCTTGCAATCTTCCTACTTTATGCCCCAAGGAAGCCTAGG CTTACAACCATCAAGCTTCTTCTCTTACTGAATGTGTTTgggtttggagccatgcttctATCAACTCTCTACCTGTCAAAGGGAGCAAAGCGTCTTGCTATCATAGGATGGATTTGCCTTGTTTTCAACATCAGTGTCTTTGCTGCGCCTCTCTTCATTATT AGGCGTGTCATAAAGACGAGGAGCGTGGAATACATGCCATTTACTTTGTCAATGTTTTTAACCATCAATGCTGTTATGTGGTTCTTCTATGGCCTTCTCCTCAGGGATTATTACGTTGCT CTTCCAAACACACTTGGGTTTGTCTTCGGCATAATTCAGATGGGGATGTATTTGATGTACAGAAACGCCACCCCAGTGGCACTAGAGGAGCCAGTGAAGGCTCAAGAATTGAATGGCCACATCATTGACGTTGGGAAGATGGGAACAATGGAACCGAATCACGCAGCTACTGCTGGTGCTGTTGGCAAAGTTTGA